One stretch of Streptomyces hygroscopicus DNA includes these proteins:
- a CDS encoding peptide ABC transporter ATP-binding protein yields the protein MTPSAPPALSVRDLSVVFRTPTRVVHAVDGLSYDIAAGEVLAVVGESGCGKSVTSTAVMGLLPPTAHVGGSIRLGGRELVGADEKELRDVRGREIAMIFQEPMTSLNPVLTIGRQVGEVLRRHQGLDRRAARERAVDLLDLVGIPAPAQRARDYPHQLSGGMRQRVMIAIAIACDPAVLIADEPTTALDVTVQAGILEVLQSLRERLGTAIVLITHDLGVVADIADRVLVMYAGRGVEQAPVDELFTAPGHPYTRGLLGAVPVPGRRRAAGGRGRLQEIPGLVPSLTEQPDRCTFQPRCSAADERCGAQRPVLRALRERHEAACWYPVPVDSGQPDRPEQTEGTEPTERPDQEAAS from the coding sequence ATGACCCCATCCGCGCCCCCTGCCCTGAGCGTGCGGGACCTGTCCGTGGTCTTCCGCACCCCGACCCGCGTGGTCCACGCGGTGGACGGGCTGTCGTACGACATCGCCGCGGGTGAAGTGCTGGCCGTGGTCGGCGAGTCCGGCTGCGGCAAGTCCGTGACCTCCACCGCCGTGATGGGGCTGCTGCCGCCCACCGCGCACGTCGGCGGCTCCATCCGGCTGGGCGGACGGGAGCTGGTGGGGGCGGACGAGAAGGAGCTGCGGGACGTCCGCGGCCGGGAGATCGCGATGATCTTCCAGGAGCCGATGACCTCGCTGAACCCCGTCCTCACCATCGGCCGCCAGGTCGGCGAGGTCCTCCGGCGCCATCAGGGGCTCGACCGCCGCGCGGCGCGCGAACGGGCCGTGGACCTGCTCGACCTCGTCGGCATCCCCGCCCCCGCCCAGCGGGCCCGCGACTATCCGCACCAGCTCAGCGGCGGTATGCGGCAGCGGGTGATGATCGCCATCGCGATCGCCTGCGACCCCGCCGTGCTCATCGCCGACGAGCCCACCACCGCGCTGGACGTCACCGTCCAGGCGGGCATCCTGGAGGTGCTGCAGTCCCTGCGGGAGCGGCTCGGCACCGCCATCGTGCTGATCACCCACGATCTGGGCGTGGTCGCCGACATCGCCGACCGGGTGCTGGTGATGTACGCGGGGCGGGGCGTCGAACAGGCCCCGGTGGACGAGCTGTTCACCGCGCCCGGCCATCCGTACACCCGCGGGCTGCTCGGCGCCGTGCCGGTCCCCGGACGGCGGCGGGCGGCGGGCGGACGGGGGCGGCTCCAGGAGATCCCCGGACTGGTGCCGAGCCTCACCGAACAGCCCGACCGCTGCACCTTCCAGCCCCGCTGCTCCGCTGCCGATGAACGGTGCGGGGCGCAGCGGCCCGTGCTGCGGGCGCTGCGCGAACGGCACGAGGCCGCGTGCTGGTATCCGGTGCCGGTCGATTCCGGGCAGCCGGACCGTCCCGAGCAGACCGAAGGCACCGAGCCGACAGAACGCCCCGATCAGGAGGCCGCCTCATGA
- a CDS encoding glutathione ABC transporter permease GsiD — protein MSAAATTVPAAEERERAPLAPLSRLRLLTRNKLALTGAVAAAILVLIAVFAPLIAPYDPARPDFSAALHQPGWAHWLGTDDLGRDQLSRVVYGVRASLQIGLLAVALAFAAGVPLGLIAGYYGRFADSVVSRLTDTLLAFPFLVLAVGLATILGPSLLNATIAVGVSQIPAVIRITRAETLRLKHLDYVAAAVANGGGDGTVLFRHILPGALSALTVQATVGIPTAIIGEALLSFLGLGIQPPSASLGVMLSSAQAYIAAAPWMAVFPGLAIIAATLAFNLLGDGLRDILDPQGDSR, from the coding sequence ATGAGCGCGGCCGCCACCACCGTACCCGCCGCCGAGGAGCGGGAGCGGGCCCCGCTCGCGCCGCTGTCCCGGCTCCGGCTGCTGACCCGCAACAAGCTGGCCCTCACCGGGGCCGTGGCCGCCGCGATCCTGGTGCTGATCGCGGTGTTCGCACCGCTCATCGCGCCGTACGACCCGGCCCGGCCCGACTTCTCGGCCGCCCTCCACCAGCCGGGCTGGGCCCACTGGCTGGGCACCGACGACCTGGGCCGCGATCAGCTCTCCCGGGTCGTGTACGGGGTGCGGGCCTCGCTGCAGATCGGTCTGCTCGCGGTGGCGCTGGCCTTCGCGGCCGGGGTGCCGCTCGGGCTGATCGCGGGCTATTACGGGCGGTTCGCCGACTCGGTGGTCTCCCGCCTCACCGACACCCTGCTCGCCTTCCCCTTCCTGGTGCTGGCGGTGGGCCTGGCCACCATCCTCGGGCCGTCCCTGCTCAACGCCACGATCGCGGTCGGCGTCTCCCAGATCCCGGCCGTCATCCGGATCACCCGGGCGGAGACGCTGCGGCTCAAGCACCTCGACTATGTGGCGGCGGCCGTGGCCAACGGCGGCGGGGACGGCACCGTGCTCTTCCGCCACATCCTCCCCGGCGCCCTGTCCGCGCTGACCGTCCAGGCCACCGTGGGCATCCCCACCGCGATCATCGGCGAGGCGCTGCTGAGCTTCCTGGGCCTCGGCATCCAGCCGCCATCCGCCTCGCTCGGGGTGATGCTCTCCAGCGCCCAGGCGTACATCGCCGCCGCGCCCTGGATGGCGGTCTTCCCGGGACTCGCGATCATCGCCGCGACGCTCGCGTTCAATCTGCTCGGGGACGGGCTGCGCGACATCCTCGACCCCCAGGGAGACAGCCGATGA
- a CDS encoding peptide ABC transporter, with product MSYPIRRVGESLITLFLVSVVVFAGVRALPGDTATALAGEEPTPEAIAQIRASYGLDDNIVVQYVRYVRHAATGDLGVSSRTGLPVLDSVLEALPVTLELSALALLLAVVVGVGAGVVAAVRRGRPEEWLVNAVALLGLSVPAFWLGIVLVLAFAIAVPVFAASGFVPFGVDPMENLRHMVLPVIVLGSGLAAVVMRQTRAAMLGSLSADYVRTARAKGLSSRQVIMGHALRNSLVTVVTVLGLQLGHLISGAVVTEQIFVLPGFGKLTIDAVFSRDYAMVQGVVLFTSAAYILVNLLVDLTYSVIDPRIRLGGAQ from the coding sequence ATGTCCTATCCGATCCGCCGCGTCGGCGAATCGCTGATCACCCTCTTCCTGGTCAGCGTCGTGGTCTTCGCCGGCGTACGGGCGCTGCCCGGCGACACCGCGACCGCGCTGGCCGGGGAGGAGCCCACACCCGAGGCGATCGCCCAGATCCGCGCGAGCTACGGGCTGGACGACAACATCGTGGTGCAGTACGTGCGCTATGTGCGGCACGCCGCCACCGGCGACCTCGGCGTCTCCTCCCGCACCGGGCTGCCGGTCCTGGACTCGGTCCTGGAGGCGCTGCCCGTCACCCTCGAACTGTCCGCCCTGGCCCTGCTGCTCGCGGTCGTCGTCGGCGTGGGCGCCGGGGTGGTGGCGGCGGTCCGGCGCGGCCGGCCCGAGGAGTGGCTGGTCAACGCGGTGGCGCTGCTGGGGCTTTCGGTGCCCGCCTTCTGGCTCGGCATCGTGCTCGTCCTCGCGTTCGCCATCGCCGTCCCGGTCTTCGCCGCCTCCGGTTTCGTGCCGTTCGGCGTGGACCCGATGGAGAACCTGCGCCATATGGTGCTGCCGGTGATCGTCCTCGGCTCCGGTCTTGCGGCGGTCGTGATGCGGCAGACGCGCGCGGCCATGCTGGGCTCGCTGTCCGCCGACTACGTCCGCACGGCGCGCGCCAAGGGGCTCTCCAGCCGTCAGGTGATCATGGGGCACGCCCTGCGCAACAGCCTGGTCACGGTGGTGACCGTGCTCGGGCTGCAGCTCGGGCACCTCATCTCGGGCGCGGTCGTCACCGAGCAGATCTTCGTCCTGCCGGGCTTCGGCAAGCTCACCATCGACGCGGTCTTCTCCCGCGACTACGCGATGGTGCAGGGCGTGGTGCTGTTCACCTCGGCCGCCTACATCCTCGTCAACCTCCTGGTCGACCTGACCTATTCGGTGATCGACCCCCGTATCCGGCTCGGAGGTGCCCAGTGA